From a single Bacteroidia bacterium genomic region:
- the cas6 gene encoding CRISPR-associated endoribonuclease Cas6, whose protein sequence is MQLKITLKVMYPGQLLPLSYQYELSAWIYKLISSADTDFGAFLHAEGYSQGNKRFKLFTFSNLWIPPRYEILDDRIKIFSEEISFVVSFLVPRAAEEMISGLFKEQRFALGDRISRVDLQVSAVSIISAETFTDKAVSFRTTSPLLVIKPEIRKDGKLWQKYLSPQDEDYAKYFFSNLLEKHEIAHHHGLVEPIPANPELKFRLLSAKPKKNGIRIKAHTPEETKVIGYIFDFEVIAPAELLRVGMLAGFGGENALGFGAVKVIGRK, encoded by the coding sequence ATGCAATTGAAGATTACGCTAAAGGTAATGTATCCGGGGCAATTATTACCCCTGTCTTACCAGTATGAACTTAGCGCCTGGATTTACAAACTTATCAGCAGTGCGGACACTGATTTTGGTGCTTTTCTTCACGCCGAAGGATATAGTCAAGGCAACAAAAGATTTAAGTTATTTACCTTTTCCAATCTGTGGATTCCCCCCCGATACGAAATTCTCGACGACAGAATAAAAATATTCAGCGAGGAAATTTCTTTTGTGGTGTCTTTCCTCGTGCCGCGAGCCGCAGAGGAGATGATTTCGGGCTTGTTCAAAGAGCAGCGATTTGCCCTGGGCGACCGGATCAGCCGGGTGGATTTGCAGGTCTCAGCTGTCTCCATTATTTCTGCAGAGACATTTACAGACAAGGCAGTGTCTTTTCGCACAACGAGTCCGCTGCTTGTAATCAAACCAGAAATCCGGAAAGACGGGAAATTGTGGCAGAAATACCTTTCACCACAGGATGAAGATTATGCAAAGTATTTTTTCAGCAACCTGCTGGAAAAACATGAAATAGCGCATCATCATGGGTTGGTTGAACCGATTCCTGCAAACCCTGAGCTGAAATTTCGGCTGCTATCAGCAAAGCCTAAAAAGAATGGCATCCGCATCAAAGCCCATACACCGGAGGAAACCAAAGTCATAGGTTATATTTTCGATTTTGAAGTAATCGCACCTGCAGAACTCCTGCGTGTGGGCATGCTCGCAGGTTTTGGCGGTGAAAATGCTTTGGGATT
- a CDS encoding alpha-2-macroglobulin family protein, with the protein MKNYAVFFLFSFALCHLFAQTQLSTAPNSPYIYAYRLSDDEANNMVANPDVVPDTTFLHSKVDSLRFTANNDSLKAFKETLRKGYYLFTWVEKGQWVLKLYHLTALQFDYLPGINQTLLYLNVPPGEAKVLYDNNPLSWSAEFQTFILPGSKHKGIITVQTTEEKAFYAISHRRHSKTISAYTWSAQSGSFRPYSRQTKPSAKGYIITNQPKYLPGDTVRLKAFILRKNGKPLREVINLRLKENRYWQESPLTTLSPSTPGAYIWQFPIPDSLPLDKKYQLTVRRTKNKKWISLSGGEFLYEDYQLKNVTYLLNNDSPVLTWNDSLVFTATATDANGQPAPDTRIQLAIRLRSVVSPPDVSMHLASLLADTTALIDAGKWKFALPPSAIPHVPAAYAVTATFTNSENETRDTTFYFTVKTPEEKKDEETIAGKPVLPTPDITLSGNRTADSVFIHLTNPAGITFSYQWWKGKTLVKAAITGTDLEIAINDDSDAPYRFQVDYLRDGKKQNNTVLLPVFTQALTIEIRQPGQATPGEKVPVTISVKDYQNQPVSGVNLTALTVSNQFETNHVPDPPYLGKPQEAGLHSTTFSVKDDLHTGRPALSSGWLHPMGLDTMVYFKLKYPDSLYLQYEPIPHYLPQFSPYVYKEGEQQLLLMIWLDDQPVYYSGVQVSSPYAFIGESGYHTLTLRTRDAEYTLPGIQLKKGYKLEISLNAENLPEGVYKLNRAGWLTEKEASALNRSLVSISPDYRPNQRVYLWQSRQGFVVNYGNSLLAGPFTQYEPLQFRAVFSGGEYREELPLRPGYNYQVGEKITLLEKSTLLSAGDLIPYTYLPYGRSQTFGQTALLPGDILSDQMPHSPARNTSQRPDFLKASGEYRLVCKHPDKIRFLHLQRYGDRKNVWTIPAENLRIPNLSPGIYEMTVENYQGEFAALWSFEIKEDYIFFDQRDTIIFEQHHYFARNITDPARISPDGWFLNEAVQFGADTLSGTVNNAETGAAIRDAKVILYAEGKQVMGSVTDADGRFIFPDIYARHYELMALRKGYSIQLQPAEWQKGKSVKLSIKPVLSGKIDSLKVELAIQKVPNNFYRQTNYYIDGVRVRGESDNDEGIQQPRIVVRGASSVSGSYRPADINLNDKMMLDEVVVTASGLKKDVFLPGRVQKEKEEALFWTNPLSGLYGSRAPEADSIFLLPYILRSEFADCAAWEPNLITGADGTATFTLTFPDNITTWNTYVLAMNDKRQSGYGKTSTQVSRPVIARLGMPRFALTGDSLSLTGRVVNYTGEPILTKTIFTADDKPLAAGTDTLLKNFLVEPASLVAGNGDSMKIAYQALLANGYSDGEQRYLPILPVGLEEHTGSFHYLEGDTALSLRPNPDLGPATLQIHANPLEVLLEDLEWLKRYPFECNEQLASKLIAWSQEKKIRQILNQPFDHEIAIQNIKRKLLRNRNKDGSWGWWENGSGNVWMTAYITRALLVAGEEKDNLAISAQWLLDRLFTLSPDEALYAMLTLSEMYPVLRFPYELEKAEKLASRPYHQLLITRIRQNQGLPVDMEKFWDDSHTDLMGGKYWGPESWYWYGGNVEMTTLAYEILRGKGQAPEELTAIRNYLLRVPNKNTIETARILSVVLPDLAAASVSLDTKATISLQNQELVKEFPVKRIYSGNEEMISIQKTGLQPVFVSLTQNHWNPQPPRRDSLFEIHTSFAGEEGYIPMLKTGEKAWLQVNLRVREAGEYLMLQIPVPAGCSFGEKKQAFPYADHAEYYKDRVNLWFSRLPAGSYTFRIELEPRYTGNYTLNPAQIEMMYAPVKNGNNEISKTEIR; encoded by the coding sequence ATGAAAAACTACGCCGTTTTTTTCCTGTTTTCTTTCGCCCTGTGTCATCTATTTGCCCAGACGCAACTTTCGACTGCGCCCAATAGCCCGTATATCTATGCGTACCGGTTGTCTGATGATGAGGCAAACAATATGGTCGCCAATCCGGACGTAGTTCCCGATACGACTTTCCTCCACTCGAAAGTTGACTCGCTGCGATTTACAGCCAATAATGACTCGCTGAAGGCTTTTAAAGAAACGCTCCGCAAGGGCTATTACCTCTTCACATGGGTGGAAAAAGGACAATGGGTACTGAAATTGTACCACCTTACGGCACTGCAATTCGACTATTTGCCGGGCATAAACCAGACCCTTTTGTATTTGAATGTGCCTCCGGGTGAGGCTAAAGTTTTGTACGACAACAACCCCCTTTCCTGGTCAGCAGAATTTCAGACTTTTATTTTGCCCGGAAGCAAACACAAAGGTATAATCACCGTACAAACAACTGAGGAAAAAGCATTTTATGCCATTTCCCACCGACGGCACAGCAAAACCATATCAGCCTATACATGGTCTGCCCAAAGCGGGTCATTCCGCCCCTACAGCCGCCAAACCAAGCCTTCAGCTAAAGGCTACATCATCACAAACCAGCCGAAATACCTGCCGGGAGATACCGTCAGGTTAAAGGCGTTTATCCTCCGCAAAAATGGGAAACCTTTGCGGGAGGTCATTAATCTTCGCCTGAAAGAAAACCGTTACTGGCAGGAATCGCCCCTCACAACACTTTCACCTTCCACACCTGGCGCCTATATCTGGCAATTTCCTATCCCTGATTCACTGCCGCTTGACAAAAAATATCAACTGACTGTTCGCAGGACAAAAAATAAAAAATGGATTTCTCTCTCCGGAGGTGAATTTTTGTATGAGGATTACCAGCTCAAAAATGTCACCTACCTGCTGAACAATGATTCGCCTGTCCTCACATGGAATGATTCCCTCGTCTTTACCGCCACCGCTACTGATGCCAACGGGCAACCCGCACCCGACACCCGCATCCAACTTGCCATCCGTCTGAGAAGCGTTGTTTCGCCGCCAGATGTTTCCATGCACCTCGCTTCTTTGCTTGCCGATACCACTGCTTTAATCGATGCCGGTAAATGGAAATTTGCCCTTCCGCCTTCTGCGATTCCACACGTTCCGGCTGCATACGCGGTTACGGCTACTTTTACCAACAGTGAAAACGAAACCCGGGATACCACATTTTACTTCACAGTCAAAACGCCGGAAGAAAAAAAGGATGAGGAAACAATCGCCGGCAAACCTGTTCTCCCCACCCCCGACATCACCCTCAGCGGCAACCGCACCGCCGATTCTGTATTCATTCACCTTACCAATCCGGCGGGAATTACCTTCAGCTATCAGTGGTGGAAAGGGAAAACGCTGGTGAAAGCAGCTATTACCGGTACTGATCTGGAGATAGCAATCAATGATGATTCTGATGCGCCCTACCGCTTTCAGGTCGATTACCTGCGCGATGGGAAAAAACAAAACAATACCGTGCTTTTGCCGGTATTTACCCAGGCACTTACGATTGAAATCCGCCAGCCGGGCCAGGCAACACCAGGGGAAAAAGTTCCGGTAACGATCTCTGTCAAAGACTACCAAAACCAGCCGGTATCAGGCGTAAACCTGACGGCGCTCACGGTCAGCAACCAGTTTGAAACAAACCACGTCCCCGATCCGCCCTATCTGGGAAAACCGCAGGAAGCAGGTTTACACAGTACTACTTTTTCGGTAAAAGATGACCTCCATACGGGAAGGCCGGCCCTTTCATCCGGGTGGCTCCATCCCATGGGTCTGGATACGATGGTCTACTTCAAACTGAAATACCCCGATTCGCTATATCTTCAATACGAACCCATTCCCCACTATCTCCCGCAGTTTTCGCCTTATGTGTATAAAGAAGGCGAACAACAACTGCTGCTTATGATCTGGCTGGATGACCAGCCCGTGTATTATTCAGGCGTACAGGTTTCCAGTCCCTATGCTTTTATAGGTGAATCAGGATATCACACCCTCACCCTCCGGACGAGGGATGCAGAATACACCCTTCCCGGCATACAATTAAAAAAAGGCTACAAGCTCGAAATTTCGCTGAATGCAGAAAATCTTCCCGAAGGCGTGTATAAGCTGAATCGGGCAGGATGGCTTACAGAAAAAGAGGCATCTGCGCTCAATCGCTCGCTGGTTAGCATTTCGCCCGACTACAGGCCTAACCAGCGGGTATATCTCTGGCAGAGCCGGCAGGGGTTTGTGGTAAATTATGGGAATTCATTGTTAGCAGGGCCATTTACCCAATATGAACCGCTCCAATTCCGGGCAGTGTTTTCAGGTGGCGAATACAGAGAAGAACTGCCCCTGCGGCCGGGGTACAATTACCAGGTGGGAGAAAAGATCACACTGCTGGAAAAAAGCACGCTGCTTTCCGCCGGAGATCTTATTCCTTATACTTACCTCCCCTACGGCAGGTCGCAAACTTTTGGACAAACAGCCCTTTTGCCAGGAGATATTCTCAGCGATCAGATGCCCCATTCTCCGGCGAGGAATACCAGCCAGAGGCCCGATTTTTTAAAAGCTTCGGGCGAATACAGGCTGGTCTGTAAGCATCCAGACAAGATTCGATTCCTCCACCTCCAGCGATACGGAGACAGGAAAAATGTATGGACGATTCCCGCCGAAAATCTGCGCATTCCCAACCTCAGTCCGGGCATTTACGAAATGACAGTCGAAAACTATCAGGGAGAATTTGCTGCACTCTGGTCATTTGAAATCAAAGAAGACTATATCTTTTTTGATCAGCGCGATACGATCATTTTTGAGCAACATCATTACTTTGCCCGTAATATCACAGATCCCGCCAGGATTTCCCCTGACGGATGGTTTCTCAATGAGGCCGTGCAGTTTGGCGCAGATACTTTGAGCGGAACAGTCAACAACGCCGAAACCGGCGCAGCCATCCGGGACGCAAAGGTAATTTTGTATGCAGAAGGCAAACAAGTTATGGGCAGCGTAACCGATGCAGACGGACGGTTTATTTTTCCGGATATCTATGCACGGCACTACGAATTGATGGCGCTCAGGAAAGGATATTCCATTCAACTTCAACCGGCAGAATGGCAAAAGGGAAAGTCAGTTAAATTATCCATTAAACCCGTTTTGTCGGGAAAAATAGACTCGCTCAAAGTGGAACTGGCTATACAAAAAGTGCCCAATAACTTTTACCGTCAGACAAATTATTATATAGACGGAGTAAGAGTTAGGGGGGAAAGTGATAACGATGAAGGAATTCAGCAGCCAAGAATAGTGGTTCGCGGGGCAAGTAGTGTTTCAGGTTCTTACCGGCCAGCCGATATTAACCTGAACGATAAAATGATGCTGGATGAAGTCGTGGTGACGGCATCGGGGTTAAAGAAAGATGTTTTTCTTCCGGGAAGAGTGCAGAAAGAAAAAGAAGAAGCACTTTTTTGGACGAATCCCCTTTCAGGACTTTACGGAAGCCGGGCTCCTGAAGCTGACAGCATCTTCCTCCTGCCGTATATCCTCCGCTCCGAGTTTGCCGACTGCGCGGCCTGGGAACCCAACCTCATCACCGGCGCAGACGGAACTGCCACCTTTACCCTGACATTCCCCGACAATATCACCACCTGGAATACCTATGTGCTGGCGATGAATGACAAACGGCAGAGCGGATATGGAAAAACCTCCACCCAGGTCAGCCGACCAGTCATCGCCCGGCTGGGAATGCCGCGGTTTGCCCTGACGGGCGATTCGCTCTCGCTTACCGGCCGCGTGGTCAACTACACAGGAGAACCCATTCTCACAAAAACTATATTCACTGCTGACGACAAACCGCTTGCCGCGGGAACCGATACCCTGTTGAAAAATTTTCTGGTCGAACCGGCATCTCTCGTTGCGGGAAATGGCGACAGTATGAAAATCGCCTATCAGGCCCTTCTCGCCAACGGCTATTCCGATGGAGAACAACGCTATCTGCCCATACTGCCCGTAGGGCTGGAAGAACATACAGGCAGTTTCCACTACCTCGAAGGAGACACGGCTTTATCCCTTCGCCCCAACCCCGATCTAGGTCCCGCAACCCTTCAAATCCACGCCAATCCGCTGGAAGTCCTGCTCGAAGACCTCGAATGGCTGAAACGCTATCCATTTGAATGCAACGAACAACTCGCCTCCAAACTCATCGCCTGGTCACAGGAGAAAAAAATCAGGCAAATCCTCAATCAGCCATTCGATCACGAAATCGCCATTCAGAATATCAAAAGAAAACTCCTTCGCAACCGCAACAAAGACGGTTCGTGGGGCTGGTGGGAAAACGGATCGGGAAACGTGTGGATGACCGCCTATATCACCCGTGCCCTCCTGGTCGCCGGGGAAGAAAAAGACAATCTGGCGATTTCTGCACAATGGCTGCTCGACCGGCTGTTTACCCTCAGTCCGGATGAGGCTTTATACGCGATGCTCACGCTGTCGGAAATGTATCCGGTGCTGCGGTTTCCTTACGAACTGGAAAAAGCCGAAAAGCTTGCCAGTCGCCCTTACCATCAACTGTTGATAACCCGCATTCGCCAAAATCAGGGACTGCCCGTGGATATGGAAAAATTTTGGGACGACAGCCATACCGACCTGATGGGAGGGAAATACTGGGGACCGGAGAGCTGGTATTGGTATGGAGGAAATGTGGAAATGACCACACTAGCGTATGAAATTCTCCGGGGAAAAGGCCAGGCACCCGAAGAGCTAACTGCGATTCGCAATTATTTGCTCAGAGTACCCAATAAAAACACGATTGAAACAGCACGGATTCTTTCCGTTGTGCTTCCTGACCTGGCGGCGGCTTCTGTTTCTCTCGATACAAAAGCCACCATTTCCCTGCAAAATCAGGAATTGGTCAAAGAATTTCCGGTCAAAAGAATCTATTCCGGCAATGAGGAGATGATCAGCATACAAAAGACGGGGTTACAGCCTGTTTTTGTCTCTCTCACCCAAAACCACTGGAATCCACAGCCACCGCGCAGAGACAGCCTGTTTGAGATTCATACCTCATTTGCCGGAGAAGAAGGATATATCCCCATGCTTAAAACAGGAGAAAAAGCCTGGCTTCAGGTGAATCTGCGTGTAAGAGAAGCAGGCGAATATCTGATGCTTCAGATTCCCGTTCCGGCAGGTTGTTCATTCGGAGAAAAAAAACAGGCCTTCCCCTATGCAGATCACGCCGAATACTATAAAGATCGGGTAAATCTCTGGTTCAGCCGCCTTCCGGCGGGCAGTTATACCTTTCGCATCGAACTCGAACCCCGCTATACGGGAAATTATACCCTCAATCCCGCGCAAATAGAAATGATGTACGCTCCGGTGAAAAACGGGAACAACGAAATCAGCAAAACTGAAATACGGTAA
- a CDS encoding ChuX/HutX family heme-like substrate-binding protein, whose amino-acid sequence MQPINQDLKSRWEAMKAGQPHLRIRNAAKALNVSEAELLATTCGETAIRLRPEFAAILGEITSLGKVMALTRNDEVVHERKGVYLNPSLSNPHVGLFVGEDIDLRIFPKSWASVFAVTEGFPNDPDKKRYSLQFFAADGEAIHKIYLVPQSNHEAFEKLVEKYRHEDQSAEQAVTPFPPESPELPDAAIDVAGFREGWVNLKDTHDFFGLLQKYRISRTQALRLAPEGNFAIQAGNDTLRKVLNLASERQVPIMVFVGNRGMIQIHTGTVHKIVDHEAWLNVLDPEFNLHVLEPAISQTWIVRKPTVDGTVTALEVFNEKGQQIVQLFGKRKPGIPEMEAWREIVAEVEKA is encoded by the coding sequence ATGCAACCGATTAACCAAGATCTCAAATCCCGCTGGGAGGCCATGAAAGCAGGCCAGCCCCATCTCCGCATCCGCAATGCAGCCAAAGCCCTGAACGTCAGTGAAGCCGAACTCCTGGCGACCACCTGTGGTGAAACCGCCATCCGCCTGCGGCCCGAGTTTGCGGCTATTCTGGGTGAAATCACTTCCCTCGGCAAAGTCATGGCCCTCACCCGCAACGACGAAGTCGTGCATGAGCGCAAAGGCGTTTACCTCAATCCCAGCCTCTCCAATCCGCATGTGGGGTTGTTTGTAGGCGAGGACATTGACCTCCGCATTTTCCCCAAATCATGGGCATCGGTTTTTGCCGTTACCGAAGGCTTCCCCAATGACCCCGACAAAAAGCGGTACAGCCTTCAGTTTTTTGCCGCAGACGGAGAAGCCATTCACAAAATTTATCTCGTCCCGCAGAGCAACCATGAAGCATTTGAAAAACTGGTAGAAAAATACCGCCACGAAGACCAGTCCGCAGAACAGGCGGTAACGCCCTTTCCGCCCGAGTCGCCCGAACTTCCCGATGCAGCCATTGATGTGGCGGGTTTTCGCGAAGGTTGGGTGAATCTGAAAGACACCCACGACTTTTTCGGGCTGTTGCAAAAATACCGTATCAGCCGTACGCAGGCTTTGCGGCTGGCGCCGGAAGGCAACTTTGCCATTCAGGCAGGCAACGACACCCTTCGCAAAGTGTTGAATCTCGCATCTGAAAGACAGGTTCCCATCATGGTATTTGTCGGCAACCGGGGGATGATTCAGATTCACACCGGCACGGTCCATAAGATCGTCGATCACGAAGCGTGGCTGAATGTACTCGATCCCGAATTTAACCTTCACGTGCTGGAGCCGGCCATTTCGCAGACCTGGATCGTGAGAAAACCCACCGTTGACGGAACCGTGACGGCGCTGGAAGTATTTAACGAAAAAGGCCAGCAGATCGTCCAGTTGTTTGGCAAGCGCAAGCCCGGCATCCCGGAGATGGAAGCCTGGCGGGAGATTGTGGCGGAGGTGGAGAAAGCATAG
- a CDS encoding NotI family restriction endonuclease encodes MAKKAENKSPLGEVFGFPIENTSSKAQRYRKQKLCPYNNKVPNCTKDKANNPLGVCSVWHNGTSVITCPIRFREDWVIVENVAEFAFGQKANWTSLSEIKLVDKNGQSAGNIDFVLVQYNDKGQLIDFASLEVQGVYISGNLRNPFEEYIKKPSKDFEWPTGYNYPKPDYLSSSRKRLIPQLLYKGGIFQSWKKKQAVVLQKSFFETLPSLPTTTKSKADIAWFLYDLVFDKEQKQNNLILSETVYTEFEPALVRVTTPEPGHITDFINVLQNRLDEHLDKNPPDAPSLTDIISS; translated from the coding sequence ATGGCAAAAAAAGCAGAAAACAAAAGTCCACTTGGTGAAGTTTTTGGCTTTCCAATTGAGAATACCAGCTCAAAAGCACAAAGATATCGAAAGCAGAAACTTTGTCCTTACAATAACAAAGTTCCAAACTGCACGAAGGACAAAGCAAACAATCCACTGGGAGTTTGTAGTGTTTGGCATAATGGAACATCAGTAATAACTTGTCCAATAAGATTTAGAGAAGATTGGGTAATTGTTGAAAATGTGGCTGAGTTTGCATTTGGACAAAAAGCGAATTGGACTTCCCTATCTGAAATTAAGCTTGTGGATAAAAACGGGCAATCCGCAGGGAATATAGATTTTGTGCTTGTCCAGTACAATGATAAAGGCCAACTGATTGACTTTGCCTCGCTTGAAGTTCAAGGCGTTTATATTTCAGGTAACCTTAGAAATCCATTTGAAGAATATATCAAAAAGCCATCTAAAGACTTTGAGTGGCCAACAGGATACAATTATCCCAAACCTGATTATCTTTCGTCGTCTCGAAAGCGACTTATTCCTCAATTGCTTTATAAGGGAGGTATTTTCCAATCATGGAAGAAGAAGCAGGCAGTAGTTCTACAAAAATCATTTTTTGAAACGCTCCCTTCACTGCCAACAACCACTAAATCAAAAGCAGACATTGCCTGGTTTTTGTACGACCTTGTATTTGATAAAGAACAAAAACAAAACAATCTTATTCTAAGTGAAACGGTTTACACAGAGTTTGAACCAGCGCTTGTAAGAGTAACCACTCCCGAACCCGGACACATTACAGACTTCATCAATGTTTTACAAAACCGTCTTGACGAGCATTTGGACAAGAATCCGCCAGATGCTCCGTCATTAACAGACATAATAAGCAGTTAA
- a CDS encoding DNA adenine methylase: MDGQLSMFETQNRKAAPKVVNVASVPQRSPFRYPGGKTWLIPVVRKWLKQSKDTKILIEPFAGGGIVSLTAAFENLADKVVMVELDPEVAAVWEIIINGDHNWLADKIYSFDLNPENANLILQKEDKTIKEQAFSTILKNRIFHGGIITKGSGLIKNGENGKGIKSRWYPKTLRDRIMAVGHVKSKINFVTGDAFAELEKIKNDENTYSFIDPPYTVAGKRLYTHFEIHHDALFDLTAQLKGKFMLTYDDTEEIRALANKYKLDFRTIPMKTTHHIQKNEIIISDNFEWWE; encoded by the coding sequence ATGGACGGACAATTATCAATGTTTGAAACTCAGAATAGGAAAGCAGCCCCGAAGGTTGTAAATGTTGCTTCAGTGCCACAAAGAAGTCCATTCAGATATCCAGGTGGAAAGACTTGGTTGATTCCTGTCGTAAGAAAATGGCTTAAGCAATCAAAAGATACTAAAATATTAATCGAGCCTTTTGCAGGTGGTGGAATTGTCAGCCTTACCGCAGCATTTGAAAATTTAGCGGACAAGGTTGTAATGGTTGAACTTGACCCTGAAGTAGCTGCGGTTTGGGAAATAATAATTAATGGTGACCACAATTGGTTGGCAGACAAAATCTATTCATTTGACCTAAACCCTGAAAATGCAAACTTAATACTTCAAAAAGAAGATAAAACGATTAAGGAACAAGCTTTTAGCACAATTCTTAAGAACAGAATCTTTCATGGTGGCATTATTACGAAAGGTTCGGGGCTAATTAAAAATGGTGAGAACGGAAAGGGAATCAAATCTCGTTGGTATCCCAAAACCTTGCGAGACAGAATCATGGCGGTTGGACATGTTAAATCAAAAATTAATTTTGTAACAGGTGATGCATTTGCAGAATTAGAGAAGATCAAGAATGATGAAAACACCTATTCATTCATTGATCCTCCATACACTGTTGCAGGAAAGCGACTATACACACATTTTGAAATCCACCATGACGCTCTGTTTGATTTGACTGCACAACTGAAAGGAAAGTTTATGCTCACGTATGATGATACGGAAGAGATAAGAGCCTTGGCCAACAAGTACAAGCTTGACTTCCGGACAATTCCAATGAAAACTACACACCATATTCAAAAGAATGAAATCATAATATCGGATAATTTTGAATGGTGGGAATAG
- a CDS encoding Gfo/Idh/MocA family oxidoreductase, producing the protein MKDHSPKSTSRRSFIKSSALTTTGLMIVPRHVLGGPGFVAPSDKVNIALVGAGGRGTENLRELLKLDDVQVTAIADPAEYWDLNRFYYHSVAGRKPAKDIAEAHYEAKTPNFKVAEYVDFREMLEKESSLDAILCATPDHTHAYISLMAMKAGKHVYCEKPLTHNIWEAREVAKVAKETGLATQMGNQLHSSQNLRQTVEYLRAEAIGKISEIHVWVGATRWTAGLQGVPTIKDTLPAGFDWDQWIGTREMRDFNHAYAPVSWRDFWDFGCGAMGDFGCHDLDAPVWGLDLPAPESVVMYPAGYSDENIIPYGEIGYFHFPGNKKQSPVKLTWYSGGLKPQIPEGLPKDLTLSGRGALYIGEKGMMLYQGGAPRPRLFPEELDVSFQLKKTTLNPSNGHHRDWVDAMKGGAKASSHFEYGAHLTEITLLGVLSLRLGGKAIQWDAENMKVKGLPEADVIIREPVRKGWEM; encoded by the coding sequence ATGAAAGACCATTCTCCCAAATCCACCTCCCGCAGATCATTCATTAAAAGCTCTGCCCTCACTACTACAGGTTTGATGATCGTGCCTCGCCACGTATTGGGCGGCCCGGGTTTTGTCGCTCCCAGTGATAAAGTGAATATCGCGCTCGTTGGCGCTGGTGGCCGGGGCACCGAAAACCTGCGGGAGTTGCTCAAACTGGATGATGTGCAGGTTACTGCCATTGCAGATCCGGCGGAATACTGGGATTTGAACCGGTTTTATTACCACTCTGTTGCGGGTCGTAAACCGGCGAAAGACATAGCAGAAGCACACTATGAGGCAAAAACCCCCAATTTTAAAGTCGCTGAATATGTGGATTTCAGGGAAATGCTGGAAAAGGAATCTTCCTTGGATGCCATTTTATGCGCGACTCCGGATCATACGCATGCCTATATTTCCCTGATGGCGATGAAAGCCGGGAAACATGTCTATTGCGAAAAACCCCTCACTCACAATATCTGGGAAGCCCGGGAAGTGGCAAAAGTTGCCAAAGAAACCGGTCTCGCCACCCAAATGGGCAACCAACTCCACAGTAGCCAAAACCTTAGGCAGACCGTTGAATATCTCCGGGCTGAGGCAATTGGAAAAATCAGTGAAATTCATGTCTGGGTAGGAGCAACCCGCTGGACGGCTGGTTTGCAGGGCGTACCCACGATCAAAGATACCCTTCCGGCCGGTTTTGACTGGGATCAATGGATCGGCACCCGGGAGATGCGGGACTTTAACCATGCGTATGCACCCGTTTCATGGCGGGATTTCTGGGATTTTGGATGTGGTGCCATGGGAGATTTTGGGTGCCATGATCTGGACGCTCCGGTTTGGGGATTGGATTTGCCCGCACCGGAAAGTGTAGTGATGTATCCCGCCGGTTATAGCGATGAAAATATTATCCCTTATGGAGAAATTGGCTATTTCCATTTCCCGGGAAATAAAAAACAGTCTCCGGTCAAACTGACCTGGTATTCCGGAGGACTTAAACCACAGATTCCGGAAGGGTTACCCAAAGATTTGACGCTTTCAGGACGTGGCGCTTTGTACATAGGGGAAAAGGGCATGATGCTGTATCAGGGGGGTGCACCCAGGCCCAGACTCTTCCCGGAAGAATTGGATGTTTCGTTTCAACTGAAAAAAACGACTTTAAACCCATCCAATGGACATCACCGTGATTGGGTAGATGCGATGAAAGGCGGAGCGAAGGCCAGTTCACATTTTGAATATGGCGCGCATTTGACGGAGATTACCTTATTGGGCGTCCTGTCGCTGCGTTTGGGTGGAAAAGCTATTCAATGGGATGCGGAAAATATGAAGGTGAAAGGATTGCCAGAAGCTGACGTTATTATCAGGGAACCGGTGAGGAAAGGCTGGGAGATGTGA